A single window of Triplophysa dalaica isolate WHDGS20190420 chromosome 14, ASM1584641v1, whole genome shotgun sequence DNA harbors:
- the nudt21 gene encoding cleavage and polyadenylation specificity factor subunit 5, translating into MSVVPPNRSTTGWPRGVNQFGNKYISQPAKPLTLERTINLYPLTNYTFGTKEPLYEKDSSVSARFQRMREEFEKIGMRRTVEGVLIVHEHRLPHVLLLQLGTTFFKLPGGELNPGEDEVEGLKRLMTEILGRQDGVKQDWVIDDCIGNWWRPNFEPPQYPYIPAHITKPKEHKKLFLVQLQEKALFAVPKNYKLVAAPLFELYDNAPGYGPIISSLPQLLSRFNFIYN; encoded by the exons ATGTCCGTTGTACCTCCTAATCGGTCAACTACCGGTTGGCCCCGCGGTGTAAATCAGTTCGGAAACAAATACATTAGCCAGCCGGCTAAACCGCTCACCCTGGAGCGAACCATCAACTT ATATCCTTTGACGAACTACACGTTCGGCACTAAGGAGCCGCTGTATGAGAAGGACAGCTCGGTATCCGCACGCTTTCAGCGGATGCGGGAGGAGTTTGAGAAGATCGGGATGCGGCGGACTGTGGAAGGAGTTCTGATCGTGCACGAGCACAGACTGCCTCACGTGCTGCTTCTGCAACTTGGAACTACCTTCTTCAAACT tCCGGGTGGTGAGTTGAACCCTGGAGAAGATGAGGTGGAAGGGTTAAAGCGGCTTATGACAGAG attttggGTCGACAAGATGGAGTAAAACAGGACTGGGTCATTGATGACTGTATTGGTAACTGGTGGAGACCAAACTTCGAACCACCTCAG TATCCCTACATTCCAGCACACATTACTAAGCCTAAGGAACATAAGAAGCTTTTTCTAGTACAGCTGCAGGAGAAAG CCTTGTTTGCTGTGCCAAAGAACTACAAGCTGGTGGCCGCTCCATTGTTTGAGCTTTATGACAATGCTCCTGGTTATGGTCCTATTATATCCAGTCTTCCACAATTACTGAGCAG ATTTAACTTCATCTACAATTGA